A genomic region of Clavibacter michiganensis subsp. insidiosus contains the following coding sequences:
- a CDS encoding PH domain-containing protein, producing MAHTGDTERYAPGEGGRALPVRGGRRARRKAEKEERRRVAEDGAGRLTSSHDVDPRLGRPAAPPAAPTTQVAAADPERVLVRLRPHGRALTLPVLLLLAICLTGGYFGGWFPEPWENALLLVSLAGVAVFVTLLPVLVWLNRRYTVTTRRLIVSHGFFVRTRQELLHSRGYDVTLRRGPLQHLHRSGHVTINAGLESPVVLRDVPSAVLVVQALQDLMEENANMVAERRRQEESRRGRPGDPSWRQQDEARSVWPDDTQPWQRG from the coding sequence ATGGCGCACACGGGTGACACAGAGCGGTACGCACCCGGAGAGGGCGGGCGGGCGCTCCCCGTCCGCGGCGGCCGCCGGGCCCGCCGCAAGGCCGAGAAGGAGGAGCGCCGTCGCGTCGCCGAGGACGGCGCCGGTCGCCTGACCTCGTCGCACGACGTGGATCCGCGCCTCGGCCGACCCGCCGCCCCGCCCGCCGCGCCGACCACGCAGGTCGCGGCCGCGGATCCCGAGCGCGTCCTCGTCCGCCTCCGGCCGCACGGCCGCGCGCTGACCCTTCCGGTGCTGCTGCTCCTCGCGATCTGCCTCACGGGCGGGTACTTCGGCGGCTGGTTCCCGGAGCCGTGGGAGAACGCGCTGCTCCTCGTGTCGCTCGCCGGCGTCGCGGTCTTCGTCACGCTGCTGCCCGTGCTGGTCTGGCTGAACCGCCGCTACACGGTGACGACGCGGCGCCTCATCGTCTCGCACGGGTTCTTCGTGCGCACCCGGCAGGAGCTGCTGCACTCGCGCGGGTACGACGTCACCCTCCGCCGCGGCCCCCTGCAGCACCTGCACCGCAGCGGCCACGTCACGATCAACGCCGGCCTCGAGTCGCCCGTCGTGCTCCGGGACGTGCCCTCCGCGGTGCTCGTCGTCCAGGCGCTGCAGGACCTCATGGAGGAGAACGCGAACATGGTGGCCGAGCGGCGCCGCCAGGAGGAGTCGCGCCGCGGCCGGCCGGGCGACCCGTCCTGGCGGCAGCAGGACGAGGCCCGCTCCGTGTGGCCGGACGACACGCAGCCCTGGCAGCGCGGCTGA
- a CDS encoding ABC transporter ATP-binding protein, with product MPRTSESDALPRIIVENVRKSFLLRHTHSIKETVIAAVRRKPLASTFDALDDVSFSVRPGESVALMGFNGSGKSTLLKLISGVYQPDSGEVLARGRIAGLIEVGAGFHPDLSGRENIYLNAAILGMEQHEIDARFDQIVEFSEIEKFIDTEVKHYSSGMFLRLAFSVAIHTEVDILLVDEILSVGDEPFQRKCLAKIRELHDQGKTLVVVSHDLDMVSDLCERGILIQSGKVAFDGPSKDAVERMRRS from the coding sequence TTGCCCAGGACCTCTGAGTCGGACGCGCTCCCGCGCATCATCGTCGAGAACGTGCGGAAGTCGTTCCTCCTCCGCCACACCCACTCCATCAAGGAGACGGTCATCGCGGCCGTCCGCCGGAAGCCGCTGGCCTCCACCTTCGACGCGCTCGACGACGTCAGCTTCTCCGTCCGGCCCGGCGAGTCCGTGGCCCTCATGGGCTTCAACGGATCCGGCAAGTCCACGCTGCTCAAGCTCATCTCGGGCGTCTACCAGCCCGACAGCGGCGAGGTGCTCGCGCGCGGGCGCATCGCCGGCCTCATCGAGGTGGGCGCGGGCTTCCACCCCGACCTCTCGGGCCGCGAGAACATCTACCTCAACGCCGCGATCCTCGGCATGGAGCAGCACGAGATCGACGCGCGCTTCGACCAGATCGTCGAGTTCAGCGAGATCGAGAAGTTCATCGACACCGAGGTCAAGCACTACTCCTCGGGCATGTTCCTGCGCCTGGCGTTCTCGGTCGCGATCCACACCGAGGTCGACATCCTGCTGGTGGACGAGATCCTCTCGGTGGGCGACGAGCCGTTCCAGCGCAAGTGCCTCGCGAAGATCCGCGAGCTGCACGACCAGGGGAAGACCCTGGTCGTCGTGAGCCACGACCTCGACATGGTGTCGGACCTCTGCGAGCGCGGGATCCTCATCCAGTCCGGGAAGGTCGCGTTCGACGGCCCGTCCAAGGACGCGGTCGAGCGGATGCGCCGGAGCTGA
- a CDS encoding biotin--[acetyl-CoA-carboxylase] ligase: MDLPLSRLAAPRLLALDRAGSTNDELSRRASADPAGWPDGSVVLTLDQTAGRGRRGRVWVAPPGRTLAVSVLCVPGRADLDPGWLPLVAGLALVATLRDVVPAPAEVTLKWPNDVHVDGRKVSGILGELVAPGRMLVGTGLNLTLEEAELPTPTSTSVRLAGVPDPDVDAVLAAYLRAFRARYLAWVEADGDARAAGLVDELARTCATIGRDVRVELPGGGELLGRATGVDDDGRLTVESAGDPAVTSVAAGDVTHLRYQ; the protein is encoded by the coding sequence ATGGACCTCCCGCTCAGCCGCCTCGCCGCCCCGCGCCTCCTCGCCCTGGACCGCGCGGGATCCACCAACGACGAGCTGTCCCGGCGGGCGTCCGCGGATCCCGCCGGGTGGCCCGACGGATCCGTCGTGCTCACCCTCGACCAGACGGCGGGACGCGGCCGTCGCGGCCGCGTCTGGGTGGCGCCGCCCGGGCGCACCCTCGCGGTGAGCGTGCTCTGCGTCCCCGGGCGCGCGGACCTCGACCCCGGGTGGCTGCCCCTCGTGGCCGGGCTCGCGCTCGTCGCGACCCTGCGTGACGTCGTGCCGGCGCCCGCCGAGGTGACGCTCAAGTGGCCGAACGACGTGCACGTGGACGGGCGGAAGGTGTCGGGGATCCTCGGCGAGCTCGTCGCGCCCGGCCGCATGCTGGTGGGCACGGGCCTCAACCTCACGCTCGAGGAGGCCGAGCTGCCGACGCCCACCTCGACGTCGGTGCGGCTGGCCGGCGTGCCGGATCCGGACGTGGACGCCGTCCTGGCCGCCTACCTCCGGGCGTTCCGCGCCCGGTACCTGGCCTGGGTGGAGGCCGACGGCGACGCGCGCGCCGCGGGGCTCGTCGACGAGCTGGCCCGCACGTGCGCCACCATCGGCCGCGACGTCCGCGTCGAGCTGCCGGGCGGCGGCGAGCTCCTCGGGCGCGCCACCGGGGTCGACGACGACGGGCGGCTCACCGTGGAGTCCGCCGGGGATCCGGCCGTGACGTCTGTCGCCGCCGGGGACGTGACGCATCTGCGGTATCAATGA
- a CDS encoding ABC transporter permease has product MSSMTSSQSREFSRPGTGAGLLDVYRRRYLLSLLVKKEVQVRYRGSVLGWLWSYVKPAAQFAVFFVAMGVFLQLNRNQVNYPVYLFSGIILINFYTEAFSNSTKSLVDNGALIKKIYLPRELFPVSSTFVALVNFLPQLVILLVVCLLVGWAPTPVQVLGIFLAVAIIGTLAIGLGMLFGAANVSFRDSQNFVELIVMVVVWASPVLYPYAQVAKVLPDWLLVIYQLNPVTAAVELFHAAFWYPTTGGAGELPPNLWVYGFIALGVSLLSLLLGQLVFKKLEGRFAQDL; this is encoded by the coding sequence GTGTCGAGCATGACGAGTTCCCAGTCCCGGGAGTTCTCGAGGCCCGGCACGGGCGCGGGGCTCCTGGACGTGTACCGCCGCCGCTACCTCCTCTCCCTCCTCGTGAAGAAGGAGGTGCAGGTCAGGTACCGCGGATCCGTCCTCGGCTGGCTCTGGTCGTACGTCAAGCCGGCGGCGCAGTTCGCCGTGTTCTTCGTGGCGATGGGCGTGTTCCTGCAGCTGAACCGCAACCAGGTGAACTACCCCGTCTACCTGTTCTCCGGGATCATCCTCATCAACTTCTACACGGAGGCCTTCTCCAACTCCACGAAGTCGCTCGTGGACAACGGGGCGCTGATCAAGAAGATCTACCTGCCCCGGGAGCTGTTCCCGGTGTCGAGCACGTTCGTGGCGCTCGTCAACTTCCTGCCGCAGCTCGTGATCCTGCTCGTCGTCTGCCTGCTGGTCGGCTGGGCTCCGACACCCGTGCAGGTGCTCGGGATCTTCCTCGCGGTCGCCATCATCGGCACGCTGGCCATCGGCCTCGGCATGCTCTTCGGCGCCGCCAACGTGTCGTTCCGCGACTCGCAGAACTTCGTCGAGCTCATCGTCATGGTCGTCGTGTGGGCCTCGCCCGTGCTCTACCCCTACGCGCAGGTCGCGAAGGTGCTGCCCGACTGGCTGCTCGTGATCTACCAGCTCAACCCCGTCACCGCGGCGGTCGAGCTGTTCCACGCCGCGTTCTGGTACCCGACCACGGGCGGCGCCGGCGAGCTGCCGCCGAACCTCTGGGTGTACGGGTTCATCGCCCTCGGCGTCTCGCTCCTGAGCCTCCTGCTCGGGCAGCTCGTCTTCAAGAAGCTGGAGGGGCGCTTTGCCCAGGACCTCTGA
- the rfbD gene encoding dTDP-4-dehydrorhamnose reductase: MSRILVTGGRGMLGQDLLPALAAHDATAPARAELDITDEAAVRAAVAGHDVVVNLAAYTAVDAAEEHEDAARAINATGAGVLARAAADAGARIVHVSTDYVFDGSATSPYPEEAPHAPVSAYGRTKAEGERLVLDGHPEGASVVRTAWLYGAGGASFPSTMLRLAASHDTVSVVDDQRGQPTWTVDLAARIVELVDAGAPAGVFHGTATGEATWYELARAVFAEAGLDPERVRPTDSASFVRPAPRPAYSVLGHDAWARVGLVPLRDWRAALSDAARHGVLRAR; encoded by the coding sequence GTGAGCCGGATCCTCGTCACGGGCGGGCGCGGCATGCTCGGCCAGGACCTCCTCCCGGCCCTCGCCGCGCACGACGCGACGGCGCCCGCGCGCGCCGAGCTCGACATCACCGACGAGGCCGCCGTCCGCGCCGCCGTCGCCGGGCACGACGTGGTCGTCAACCTGGCCGCGTACACCGCGGTCGACGCGGCCGAGGAGCACGAGGACGCGGCCCGGGCGATCAACGCGACCGGCGCCGGCGTGCTCGCGCGCGCGGCCGCCGACGCGGGCGCGCGCATCGTGCACGTCTCCACCGACTACGTCTTCGACGGATCCGCGACCTCCCCCTACCCGGAGGAGGCGCCCCACGCGCCCGTCTCCGCCTACGGCCGCACCAAGGCCGAGGGCGAGCGGCTCGTGCTCGACGGCCACCCGGAGGGCGCGAGCGTCGTCCGCACCGCATGGCTGTACGGCGCGGGCGGCGCGTCCTTCCCCTCCACGATGCTGCGGCTCGCGGCCTCGCACGACACGGTCTCCGTGGTCGACGACCAGCGCGGCCAGCCGACGTGGACGGTCGACCTCGCCGCGCGCATCGTCGAGCTCGTCGACGCCGGCGCGCCCGCGGGCGTCTTCCACGGCACGGCCACCGGCGAGGCGACCTGGTACGAGCTCGCGCGGGCCGTCTTCGCGGAGGCGGGCCTGGATCCCGAGCGCGTGCGGCCCACCGACAGCGCGTCCTTCGTGCGCCCCGCCCCGCGCCCCGCCTACTCGGTGCTCGGGCACGACGCCTGGGCCCGCGTCGGCCTCGTGCCGCTCCGCGACTGGCGCGCGGCGCTGTCCGACGCCGCCCGGCACGGCGTCCTCCGGGCGCGCTGA
- a CDS encoding glycosyltransferase family 4 protein, with translation MTTTLRVIIDQLTGPTPGGIGRYAEDLTSAIVAATPSGCEVEGVVSAITPEQTADLEARLPGLARITRVPLPRRELSRAWQLGLPTPGTTGMVHAPGLLAPLRRHDRVNTNDQIVATIHDVNAWTHPESMTSASVSWTKAMAKRARKHADAVVVPSHALAEELARYVDLGDRVRVIGGAVSPRIALPEDRAARAAELDLPADYLLTVGSLEPRKGVQALVEALARPETGDLPLLIVGPATWGDVELAQVADEAGVDPSRVRSLGSLTDADLAVALDRATVFVHPSLSEGFGLPVVEALSFGTPVVHSDAPALLEVAADAGVVVPREDAAGYPLRLAEAIGGLLSDTAARERLAVVGQDRARAFSWRDSAEKVWQLHADL, from the coding sequence GTGACCACCACGCTGCGCGTGATCATCGACCAGCTGACCGGCCCGACGCCCGGCGGCATCGGCCGCTACGCCGAGGACCTGACGAGCGCGATCGTCGCCGCGACGCCCAGCGGGTGCGAGGTCGAGGGGGTCGTCTCCGCGATCACGCCCGAGCAGACGGCCGACCTCGAGGCGCGCTTGCCCGGCCTCGCGCGCATCACGCGCGTCCCGCTCCCCCGCCGCGAGCTCTCCCGTGCCTGGCAGCTGGGCCTCCCGACGCCCGGCACGACCGGCATGGTCCACGCGCCCGGCCTCCTCGCGCCGCTGCGCCGCCACGACCGCGTGAACACGAACGACCAGATCGTCGCCACCATCCACGACGTCAACGCGTGGACGCACCCCGAGAGCATGACGAGCGCATCCGTCTCCTGGACGAAGGCCATGGCCAAGCGCGCGCGCAAGCACGCCGACGCCGTCGTGGTGCCCTCGCACGCGCTGGCCGAGGAGCTGGCGCGCTACGTCGACCTGGGCGACCGGGTGCGGGTGATCGGCGGGGCCGTCAGCCCGCGCATCGCCCTGCCCGAGGATCGCGCCGCCCGTGCCGCGGAGCTCGACCTGCCCGCCGACTACCTGCTCACCGTCGGGAGCCTCGAGCCGCGCAAGGGCGTCCAGGCGCTCGTGGAGGCGCTGGCCCGTCCCGAGACCGGCGACCTGCCGCTCCTCATCGTCGGCCCCGCCACATGGGGCGACGTCGAGCTCGCGCAGGTCGCCGACGAGGCGGGCGTCGACCCGTCGCGCGTGCGGAGCCTCGGATCCCTCACGGACGCCGACCTGGCCGTCGCCCTCGACCGCGCCACGGTCTTCGTGCACCCGAGCCTCTCGGAGGGCTTCGGCCTCCCGGTCGTGGAGGCGCTGTCGTTCGGCACGCCCGTCGTGCACTCGGACGCGCCGGCCCTCCTCGAGGTCGCGGCGGACGCGGGCGTGGTGGTGCCACGCGAGGACGCCGCCGGCTACCCGCTGCGCCTCGCCGAGGCCATCGGCGGCCTGCTGTCCGACACGGCCGCACGCGAGCGCCTCGCTGTCGTCGGCCAGGACCGCGCCCGGGCCTTCAGCTGGCGCGACTCGGCCGAGAAAGTCTGGCAGCTGCACGCCGACCTGTAG
- the purE gene encoding 5-(carboxyamino)imidazole ribonucleotide mutase encodes MEPVNPDTPARVGLVMGSDSDWNVMEKASLALDALGIAHEVEVLSAHRTPERMIAYGQTARERGIRVIVAGAGGAAHLPGMIASVTTLPVIGVPVPLATLDGMDSLLSIVQMPAGVPVATVSIGGAENAGLLAARILSTSDERIAGALARHRAELAELVERKNAALQQKVSSRT; translated from the coding sequence ATGGAGCCCGTGAATCCCGACACCCCTGCACGCGTCGGCCTGGTCATGGGCTCCGACTCCGACTGGAACGTGATGGAGAAGGCGTCCCTCGCGCTCGACGCCCTCGGCATCGCCCACGAGGTCGAGGTGCTCTCCGCGCACCGCACGCCCGAGCGCATGATCGCCTACGGGCAGACGGCGCGCGAGCGGGGGATCCGCGTCATCGTCGCGGGTGCAGGCGGCGCCGCGCACCTGCCGGGCATGATCGCGTCCGTCACCACGCTGCCCGTCATCGGCGTGCCCGTGCCCCTCGCGACCCTCGACGGCATGGACTCCCTGCTGTCGATCGTGCAGATGCCCGCGGGCGTGCCCGTGGCCACCGTCTCCATCGGCGGGGCGGAGAACGCGGGGCTGCTCGCCGCGCGCATCCTCTCCACCTCGGACGAGCGCATCGCGGGCGCCCTCGCCCGCCACCGCGCCGAGCTCGCCGAGCTCGTGGAGCGGAAGAACGCCGCGCTGCAGCAGAAGGTCTCGTCGCGGACGTGA
- a CDS encoding LCP family protein gives MSLTQPIRHPDTRSPRIMTTRAWWLVVLNVLIPGSAQVLAGNRRLGRIGLASTLVVWALVVVVGGLALFARGALIQIVSQEWLLLAAQVLLAAYAVLWVVLALDTLRLARIVRVAPRARPVIAALSVLLLVGTAGSAGYAAYIVGVGRGALGGIFGDYATEAPVDGRYNIMLLGGDAGSDRAGLRPDSITVVSIDADTGRATMVGLPRDMEKVPFSDGSPLKERYPNGYQRCDVDACMLNSIYTEVEVYKQDLYPDAKAKGSLPGIEAMREAVQGVTGLTIQYYALIDMQGFSEMVDALGGIDIDVQRRIGMGSGHDDKFRPVPIPEWIEPGQHKLDGYHALWYARSRYQTTDYDRMSRQREVQQAVLKQFDPANVLTKFDAIAQAGQQVVKTDIPRGMLGYFTQLALKTKDQPIDDLEIVPPRFDSQKPDFPAIREAIQQQFANGSAG, from the coding sequence GTGAGCCTCACCCAGCCCATCCGGCACCCGGATACCCGGTCCCCGCGCATCATGACCACCCGGGCCTGGTGGCTCGTGGTGCTGAACGTCCTCATCCCCGGGAGCGCCCAGGTCCTCGCCGGGAACCGCCGCCTCGGCCGCATCGGCCTTGCCTCCACGCTGGTCGTGTGGGCGCTCGTCGTCGTCGTCGGCGGACTCGCGCTGTTCGCCCGCGGCGCGCTCATCCAGATCGTGTCGCAGGAGTGGCTGCTCCTCGCCGCGCAGGTGCTGCTGGCGGCCTACGCCGTGCTGTGGGTGGTGCTCGCGCTCGACACCCTGCGGCTCGCGCGCATCGTCCGCGTCGCTCCCCGGGCCCGCCCGGTCATCGCCGCGCTGTCGGTGCTGCTCCTGGTCGGCACGGCGGGATCCGCGGGCTACGCCGCCTACATCGTCGGCGTCGGCCGCGGCGCCCTCGGCGGGATCTTCGGCGACTACGCCACCGAGGCCCCGGTCGACGGGCGGTACAACATCATGCTGCTGGGCGGCGACGCGGGCAGCGACCGGGCCGGCCTGCGCCCCGACAGCATCACCGTGGTCAGCATCGACGCCGACACCGGGCGCGCGACCATGGTGGGCCTCCCGCGCGACATGGAGAAGGTCCCGTTCTCCGACGGCTCGCCCCTGAAGGAGCGCTACCCGAACGGCTACCAGCGCTGCGACGTCGACGCCTGCATGCTCAACTCGATCTACACCGAGGTCGAGGTCTACAAGCAGGACCTCTACCCCGACGCGAAGGCGAAGGGCAGCCTCCCCGGCATCGAGGCGATGCGCGAGGCCGTGCAGGGCGTCACGGGGCTCACGATCCAGTACTACGCGCTCATCGACATGCAGGGCTTCTCCGAGATGGTGGACGCGCTCGGCGGCATCGACATCGACGTCCAGCGCCGCATCGGCATGGGATCCGGGCACGACGACAAGTTCCGCCCGGTGCCCATCCCCGAGTGGATCGAGCCGGGTCAGCATAAGCTCGACGGCTACCACGCGCTCTGGTACGCGCGCTCCCGCTACCAGACCACCGACTACGACCGCATGTCGCGCCAGCGCGAGGTGCAGCAGGCGGTGCTGAAGCAGTTCGACCCGGCCAACGTGCTCACCAAGTTCGACGCGATCGCCCAGGCCGGCCAGCAGGTGGTCAAGACCGACATCCCGCGCGGCATGCTCGGCTACTTCACGCAGCTCGCGCTGAAGACGAAGGACCAGCCCATCGACGACCTGGAGATCGTGCCGCCGAGGTTCGACTCGCAGAAGCCCGACTTCCCGGCCATCCGCGAGGCGATCCAGCAGCAGTTCGCGAACGGCTCCGCGGGCTGA
- the rfbB gene encoding dTDP-glucose 4,6-dehydratase produces the protein MRILVTGGAGFIGSNFVRHALQDHYAGLEGADVVVLDALTYSGNLENLAPVSDSPRYTFVQGDIRDDAVLDEWIPQVDAVVHFAAESHVDRSVRDASIFVETNVLGTQKLLDAALRHDLKRFVHVSTDEVYGSIAEGSWDEERPLEPNSPYSASKAGSDLLARSYHRTHGLNVSITRCSNNYGPYHFPEKVIPLFVTNLIDDKHVPLYGEGLNIRDWLHVDDHCRGIALVLVQGAPGEIYNIGGGTELTNRELTQLLLDATGRDWSYVDRVEDRKGHDLRYSVDISKIQRELGYAPQVPFEQGLADVVQWYRDNRAWWEPLKARAELPA, from the coding sequence ATGAGGATCCTCGTGACCGGCGGCGCCGGCTTCATCGGCTCCAACTTCGTGCGCCACGCGCTCCAGGACCACTACGCCGGGCTCGAGGGCGCCGACGTCGTCGTGCTCGACGCGCTCACCTACTCGGGCAACCTCGAGAACCTCGCGCCCGTCAGCGACTCCCCGCGGTACACGTTCGTCCAGGGCGACATCCGCGACGACGCCGTGCTCGACGAGTGGATCCCGCAGGTCGACGCGGTCGTGCACTTCGCGGCCGAGAGCCACGTCGACCGCTCCGTCCGCGACGCGAGCATCTTCGTCGAGACCAACGTGCTCGGCACGCAGAAGCTCCTCGACGCGGCCCTCCGCCACGACCTCAAGCGCTTCGTGCACGTCTCCACCGACGAGGTCTACGGATCCATCGCCGAGGGTTCGTGGGACGAGGAGCGGCCGCTCGAGCCGAACTCCCCCTACTCGGCGTCGAAGGCCGGCAGCGACCTGCTCGCCCGCTCGTACCACCGCACGCACGGGCTCAACGTCTCCATCACGCGCTGCTCGAACAACTACGGGCCGTACCACTTCCCCGAGAAGGTCATCCCGCTCTTCGTCACGAACCTCATCGACGACAAGCACGTCCCGCTCTACGGCGAGGGCCTCAACATCCGCGACTGGCTGCACGTCGACGACCACTGCCGCGGCATCGCGCTCGTGCTCGTGCAGGGCGCGCCCGGCGAGATCTACAACATCGGCGGCGGCACCGAGCTCACCAACCGCGAGCTCACGCAGCTCCTGCTCGACGCCACCGGCCGCGACTGGTCGTACGTCGACCGCGTCGAGGACCGCAAGGGCCACGACCTGCGCTACTCCGTCGACATCTCCAAGATCCAGCGCGAGCTCGGCTACGCACCGCAGGTGCCGTTCGAGCAGGGCCTCGCCGACGTCGTGCAGTGGTACCGCGACAACCGCGCGTGGTGGGAGCCGCTGAAGGCGCGCGCCGAGCTGCCCGCGTGA
- a CDS encoding 5-(carboxyamino)imidazole ribonucleotide synthase, which produces MTPTVGVVGGGQLARMMIAPAVELGIGIRVLAEADGMSAGLAATAVGDYRDLEVVRAFARDVDVITFDHEHVPQHVLRALVAEGVAVHPGPDALLVAQDKLLMRERLEQLGVPVPIWARVADRQALAAFLADNGGVAVVKTPRGGYDGKGVRVVRAADEADDWFAALGAGDALLAEELVDYARELAQSVARRPSGDIAAWPVVESIQRDGVCAEVIAPAHGASSRLREAAEEMARGIAEGLGVTGVLAVELFETVDGRLLVNELAMRPHNTGHWSMDGAVTGQFEQHLRAVLDLPLGSTRPLAPWSVMINVLGGPESGTVADRYPRALADQPDARFHFYGKDPRPGRKVGHVTVVGDDLDETAYRARAAATFFRG; this is translated from the coding sequence ATGACGCCCACCGTCGGAGTCGTCGGAGGCGGCCAGCTCGCCCGGATGATGATCGCGCCCGCCGTGGAGCTCGGCATCGGGATCCGCGTGCTCGCCGAGGCCGACGGGATGTCCGCGGGGCTCGCCGCCACGGCCGTCGGGGACTACCGCGACCTCGAGGTCGTCCGCGCCTTCGCCCGCGACGTCGACGTGATCACGTTCGACCACGAGCACGTGCCGCAGCACGTCCTCCGCGCGCTCGTCGCCGAGGGCGTCGCGGTGCACCCCGGCCCGGACGCCCTGCTCGTCGCCCAGGACAAGCTGCTCATGCGCGAGCGCCTCGAGCAGCTGGGCGTCCCGGTGCCGATCTGGGCGCGCGTCGCCGACCGGCAGGCGCTCGCCGCGTTCCTCGCCGACAACGGCGGCGTCGCGGTCGTGAAGACGCCGCGCGGCGGCTACGACGGCAAGGGCGTGCGGGTGGTGCGCGCAGCCGACGAGGCCGACGACTGGTTCGCCGCGCTCGGCGCCGGGGACGCGCTGCTGGCCGAGGAGCTCGTCGACTACGCCCGCGAGCTCGCGCAGTCCGTCGCGCGCCGCCCCTCGGGCGACATCGCGGCCTGGCCCGTCGTCGAGTCGATCCAGCGCGACGGCGTGTGCGCGGAGGTCATCGCGCCGGCGCACGGCGCGAGCTCCCGCCTGCGCGAGGCGGCGGAGGAGATGGCGCGCGGGATCGCCGAGGGGCTCGGCGTCACGGGCGTCCTCGCGGTCGAGCTGTTCGAGACCGTCGACGGGCGCCTCCTCGTCAACGAGCTGGCGATGCGCCCGCACAACACCGGGCACTGGTCGATGGACGGCGCGGTCACGGGCCAGTTCGAGCAGCACCTGCGCGCGGTGCTCGACCTGCCGCTCGGATCCACCCGGCCGCTCGCGCCGTGGTCGGTCATGATCAACGTGCTCGGCGGCCCGGAGTCCGGCACCGTCGCGGACCGCTACCCGCGGGCGCTCGCCGACCAGCCGGACGCGCGCTTCCACTTCTACGGCAAGGACCCGCGACCCGGCCGCAAGGTCGGGCACGTCACGGTGGTGGGCGACGACCTGGACGAGACCGCGTACCGGGCGCGCGCGGCGGCGACGTTCTTCCGGGGCTGA
- a CDS encoding GtrA family protein, producing MSPRRSLASLGVQIAQFGVVGGAGFLVDLAVFNLLRATVFHPDAVEAGPLLAKVASTVVAIAVNWVGNRYWTFGKQRTTRRGREALEFLAVSLLGMVIGLACLYVSHYVLGYTSPLADNVSANVIGLGLGSAVRFVLYRQWVYSPARRHAAPQAAARTEDADRVAVS from the coding sequence ATGTCCCCCCGTCGCTCCCTCGCGTCGCTCGGCGTCCAGATCGCGCAGTTCGGCGTCGTCGGCGGCGCGGGCTTCCTGGTGGACCTCGCGGTCTTCAACCTGCTGCGCGCCACGGTCTTCCACCCCGACGCCGTCGAGGCCGGCCCGCTGCTCGCCAAGGTCGCCTCGACCGTGGTCGCCATCGCCGTCAACTGGGTGGGCAACCGCTACTGGACCTTCGGCAAGCAGCGCACCACCCGCCGCGGCCGGGAGGCGCTCGAGTTCCTGGCGGTGAGCCTCCTCGGCATGGTCATCGGGCTCGCGTGCCTGTACGTCTCGCACTACGTGCTCGGGTACACGTCGCCGCTCGCGGACAACGTCTCGGCCAACGTCATCGGCCTGGGGCTCGGATCCGCGGTGCGCTTCGTGCTCTACCGCCAGTGGGTCTACTCCCCCGCCCGTCGCCACGCCGCACCGCAGGCGGCCGCGCGCACCGAGGACGCCGACCGGGTCGCGGTCTCCTAG